One region of Emys orbicularis isolate rEmyOrb1 chromosome 4, rEmyOrb1.hap1, whole genome shotgun sequence genomic DNA includes:
- the LOC135877533 gene encoding gastricsin-like gives MKWLILALVCLHLSEGMVRIPLKKFKSMREVMKEKGVLRDYLKNHKYDPASKYFNNFAVAYEALVNYLDMSYYGAISIGTPPQSFLVLFDTGSSNLWVPSTYCQSQACTTHTLFNPSDSSTYSSNGQTFSLQYGSGSLTGVFGYDTVTIQDVSITKQEFGLSETEPGTDFVYAQFDGILGLGFPAIAAGGATTVMQGLIQENLISAPLFSFYLSGQEGIQDGGELLFGGIDSNLYSGQIVWTPVTQDAYWQIGIEGFSVAGQSSGWCSSGCQGIVDTGTSLLTAPQAVFSQLMEDIGAQENSDGEYMVSCSSIDSMPTISFTISGTSFPLSPSAYVLPSKSTKCVVGISPTYLPSPNGQPLWILGDVFLRAYYSVYDVGNSQVGFAPAA, from the exons ATGAAGTGGCTGATCCTCGCCTTGGTGTGTCTCCACCTCTCAGAGGGGATGGTGAG AATTCCCCTGAAGAAATTCAAATCCATGCGGGAGGTGATGAAGGAGAAGGGCGTACTCAGGGACTACCTGAAGAACCACAAGTATGACCCAGCCAGCAAGTACTTCAACAACTTTGCTGTTGCCTATGAGGCCCTGGTTAACTACCTGGAT ATGTCCTACTATGGGGCGATCAGCATTggaaccccaccccagagcttccTGGTTCTCTTCGACACCGGCTCCTCCAACCTGTGGGTGCCCTCGACgtactgccagagccaggccTGCA CCACCCACACTCTGTTCAACCCCAGTGACTCCTCCACTTACTCTTCCAATGGACAGACCTTCTCTCTGCAGTACGGCAGTGGCAGTCTCACTGGAGTCTTTGGCTATGACACCGTGACA ATCCAGGACGTTTCCATCACAAAACAGGAGTTTGGCCTGAGTGAGACTGAGCCTGGCACCGACTTTGTCTATGCTCAGTTCGATGGGATCCTCGGTCTGGGTTTCCCTGCCATTGCTGCTGGCGGTGCCACTACTGTGATGCAAGGTCTGATCCAGGAGAACCTCATCAGTGCCCCGCTCTTCAGCTTCTACCTGAGTGG GCAAGAGGGCATTCAGGATGGTGGTGAACTTCTCTTTGGAGGGATTGACTCCAATTTGTACTCTGGTCAGATTGTCTGGACGCCTGTCACCCAGGATGCTTATTGGCAAATTGGAATTGAAGG TTTCTCTGTTGCCGGACAGTCCAGTGGCTGGTGTAGCAGTGGCTGCCAGGGGATTGTGGACACTGGAACTTCCCTCCTCACTGCTCCACAGGCAGTTTTTTCGCAGTTGATGGAGGACATTGGCGCTCAGGAGAACAGCGATGGAGAG TACATGGTTAGCTGCAGCAGCATTGACAGCATGCCTACCATCTCCTTCACCATCAGTGGAACCAGCTTCCCGCTGAGCCCCTCTGCCTACGTGCTCCCG AGCAAGAGCACCAAGTGCGTCGTGGGCATCTCACCCACTTACCTGCCATCCCCAAACGGGCAGCCCCTCTGGATCCTGGGTGACGTCTTCCTCAGGGCATATTACTCTGTTTACGATGTAGGCAACAGTCAGGTGGGCTTTGCCCCAGCAGCGTAA